TTGACGGACTCCGTGGTGTCAGTTTTCTTGTCCAGGTCCCTCATGACGAGGGCATTAAGGGCCTTCCAGAGGCGTTCGAAATCGCGGTGCATCCGCTCAAGATGCTCCACGTTCGCGCGGCCGATCTTGCCCAGGAACGCTCGCAGGTCGCCCAACCGCTTTGCGAAGCTATGCCAGCGGCGTGCCGGAAGCGTCTCTTTCGACATCTCCAGGGCGGCCATGATGTCTCGCCGCAGCGACGTGATATCGTTGCGCAGGATGCGCCGGCGCTGATTGTCGCGGTCGTATCTGTCGGCCTTCGCCGTCAGCTCGTCAAACCGCGCTTCGAGCAAGGCGAGGCTGATGCCATGCGCATGCACGATGCGGCCGGAACGATCACGCTGGCCGGAGCGCCGGCAATTGGCGCTATCGTGGTGAGAGATAATGCCCATGTCGGTCAGCGACCGCAGGGCGGCCCGTGTCGCGTTGACGCTTATATTGAGCTGGCGAGCCAACGCCTCGTTGGACAGCCAGACGATCGGTTGAGATCCTTTTTGCCAGTCCTGATCATAGGTGGCGTCGAACAGGATATTCAGCAGCAGCATTTGCGAGGTGTTCGTTTTCAGAACGGGACGGATGCGGTTGAGAAGCCGTCTGATTTCGGCGCGGCTATGGTCTCCGATCGGGGTCTTGGCCGCGAGATCGGAAAAATAGGCACGCTCGGGTGTCTGTTTTCGCCACCCGGTCGATGATTTTAACATTCCGTTTTCCTTGCTTTCGAGCAGGAAGCAGGCAAAGGGGTATCGTGCGCAAAAACTGCGTTTTTCCTCTTGCCTACGATGTCGGGTGAATGCTAAAAAAGAGCCTATCCAAGTGTTGGCTATTTTTAGCACTAAGCCCCCGCCGGTTGCAGCCGCGCGGGGCTTTGTCGTTTTGAGGCTACCTCAAATTGTCTCTCCTTTTTGTCGCGCTGAATTTAACTTCACAGAAGCCAAAATAGATTCAGCGGCAGCCGCCAACTGGTTCTGTATCGCGTTGATCAAGCTATAATCGCCACGCACAGCGCAAATTGCGCTGCCGCCGGCAATGCCTTCCGAGAGCACACATGCGCAGACGGGAGCTTTGGCTGTGTTTGCTCGAGCTATGCTCATCCCGGAACCTCACGCGTCTCAAAGCCGTAGTCGATCATTGAACGGTATCTGTAGCCGGGCAGGGCGGGACGTTGGCGGCCAGCAACAAGACTGCGAATGGCCCTCAGTGCATTCGGGAAAGCGTACCCATAGCGCTCGATGAGCCAGAACCCGCAGCATGCGAGGACCAGAGCGATAAAGGTCCATAGCCGCAGGTGCAGTGTCAAAAGCAGGAAGAAGAATATCAGGCGGGCATCGAAGATAAGCAGGCGCGGCGTTCGCACTGTTTCCCGCCAGTAAACCGGCGTGCCGTAGATATTGAAGCTGCTTTCCGCCATCAGTTAGCCACCCCGACATTTTCGAGAAACAGGATGCCGATCATCTGACCGGCACGAACCTTGACCAGGGGACCACTCGGCGCGTTGTTGTTGAGGTCGCTGGAAACGGCCTCGCCGGCGGCAGCGAAACCGGCATAGACGCTTTCGTTTACCGTCGGCTTGTCGGTAATGATGGAGCCAATATTGTCGGAAATGCCAACATATTGCTGTTGCGGTTGAGACAGAGAACTGCTCAGACCGGAAATGAACGCGGCCG
This DNA window, taken from Martelella sp. NC20, encodes the following:
- the repC gene encoding plasmid replication protein RepC, whose translation is MLKSSTGWRKQTPERAYFSDLAAKTPIGDHSRAEIRRLLNRIRPVLKTNTSQMLLLNILFDATYDQDWQKGSQPIVWLSNEALARQLNISVNATRAALRSLTDMGIISHHDSANCRRSGQRDRSGRIVHAHGISLALLEARFDELTAKADRYDRDNQRRRILRNDITSLRRDIMAALEMSKETLPARRWHSFAKRLGDLRAFLGKIGRANVEHLERMHRDFERLWKALNALVMRDLDKKTDTTESVNRHLFKPTTKPEIVSCNDERSYADAQQSRFEPDSAYGPERMALENEPERIVKPEQAENPVKSGRRIDLRTVLAACPIISELSPVPPRSWRELDAYAAELRPMLGVSAHAWAEMRQVAGQGPASLALAITAQKQADGEVSSPGGYLRGMARKAAEGELHLEKSLHGLLARKLAARPDQGRQELFQ
- the icmT gene encoding IcmT/TraK family protein, whose product is MAESSFNIYGTPVYWRETVRTPRLLIFDARLIFFFLLLTLHLRLWTFIALVLACCGFWLIERYGYAFPNALRAIRSLVAGRQRPALPGYRYRSMIDYGFETREVPG